A single genomic interval of Rhodopseudomonas palustris harbors:
- a CDS encoding META domain-containing protein, with protein MHCQSIFRFVAIAVVLAASLSTPSLAQSDQEFPFGLELTLDAPPKPGSKRIPNLEIGDQGSVRLELWCKGGVGQFSVAGSTVIFMPGAIEDRNCPADRAQADDALVAALAAATSWSRQGDFVNFTGGPQPLRFHLNTN; from the coding sequence ATGCACTGTCAGTCGATCTTCCGTTTCGTCGCCATTGCCGTGGTGCTGGCAGCCAGCCTCTCGACGCCGTCGCTTGCGCAATCCGACCAGGAGTTTCCGTTCGGTCTGGAACTGACCTTGGATGCGCCGCCGAAGCCGGGTTCGAAGCGGATTCCGAATTTGGAAATCGGCGACCAGGGGAGCGTGCGGCTGGAGCTGTGGTGCAAGGGCGGCGTTGGGCAGTTCTCGGTCGCCGGCAGCACCGTGATCTTCATGCCGGGCGCGATCGAGGATCGCAATTGTCCGGCGGACCGCGCTCAGGCGGATGATGCGCTGGTCGCAGCGCTTGCCGCGGCGACCAGCTGGAGCCGGCAAGGCGATTTCGTGAACTTCACCGGTGGTCCGCAGCCGCTGCGGTTCCACCTCAACACGAACTAA